In Ochotona princeps isolate mOchPri1 chromosome 33, mOchPri1.hap1, whole genome shotgun sequence, one DNA window encodes the following:
- the CHERP gene encoding calcium homeostasis endoplasmic reticulum protein isoform X4 produces MEMPLPPEDQELRNVIDKLAQFVARNGPEFEKMTMEKQKDNPKFSFLFGGEFYSYYRCKLALEQQQLLCKQQAPELEAAAALPPLAQPPPAQGAPSVDELIQQSQWNLQHQEQHLLALRQEQVTAAVAHAVEQQMQKLLEETQLDMAEFDNLLQPIIDTCTKDAISAGKNWMFSNAKSPPHCELMAGHLRNRITAEGAHFELRLHLIYLINDVLHHCQRKQARELLAALQKVVVPIYCTSFLAVEEEKQQKIARLLQLWEKNGYFDDSIIQQLQSPALGLGQYQATLISEYSSVVQPVQLAFQQQIQSLKTQHDEFVSSLAQQQIQLPQMEAEVKATPPPAAPPPAPTPAPAMPPTTQSDDNKPPIQMPGSSEYDGGGGVQDSAATGPRGPGPHDQIPPNKPPWFDQPHPVAPWGQQQPPEQPPYPHHQGGPPHCPPWNSSHEGVWGEQRGDPGWNGQRDAPWSNQPDPNWNNQFEGPWSGQPEQPPWGGGQREPPFRMQRPPHFRGPFPPHQQHPQFNQPPHPHNFNRFPPRFMQDDFPPRHPFERPPYPHRFDYPQGDFPAEMGPPHHHPGHRMPHPGINEHPPWAGPQHPDFGPPPHGFNGQPPHMRRQGPPHINHDDPSLVPNVPYFDLPAGLMAPLVKLEDHEYKALDPKDIRLPPPMPPSERLLAAVEAFYSPPSHDRPRNSEGWEQNGLYEFFRAKMRARRRKGQEKRNSGPSRSRSRSKSRGRSDSRSDSRSSKSSGSYSRSRSRSRSYSRSRSRSRSRSRSRSSRSRSRSRSRSRSKSYSPGRRRRSRSRSPTPPSSAGLGSNSAPPVPDSRLGEENKGHQMLVKMGWSGSGGLGAKEQGIQDPIKGGDVRDKWDQYKGVGVALDDPYENYRRNKSYSFIARMKARDEFSTFGARKEEKEDVTHS; encoded by the exons ATGGAGATGCCTCTGCCGCCGGAGG ACCAGGAGCTTCGCAATGTCATCGACAAGCTGGCCCAGTTCGTGGCGCGCAACGGGCCCGAGTTTGAGAAGATGACGATGGAGAAGCAGAAGGACAACCCCAAGTTCTCATTCCTCTTTGGGGGCGAGTTCTACAGCTACTACAGGTGCAAGCTGGCCTTGGAACAGCAGCAGC TCCTCTGCAAGCAGCAGGCCCCGGAGCTGGAGGCGGCCGCGGCCCTGCCGCCCCTGGCGCAGCCCCCGCCGGCCCAGGGCGCCCCATCGGTGGACGAGCTCATCCAGCAGAGCCAGTGGAACCTGCAGCACcaggagcagcacctgctggccctcCGACAG GAGCAGGTGACGGCGGCCGTGGCGCACGCCGTGGAGCAGCAGATGCAGAAGCTGCTGGAGGAGACGCAGCTGGACATGGCCGAGTTCGACAACCTGCTGCAGCCCATCATCGACACGTGCACGAAGGATGCCATCTCG GCCGGCAAGAACTGGATGTTCAGCAACGCCAAGTCGCCACCGCACTGCGAGCTGATGGCCGGCCACCTGCGCAACCGCATCACGGCCGAGGGCGCGCACTTCGAGCTGCGGCTGCACCTTATCTACCTCATCAACGATGTGCTACACCACTG CCAGCGCAAGCAGGCCCGGGAGCTGCTGGCCGCCCTGCAGAAGGTGGTGGTGCCCATCTACTGCACCAGCTTCCTGGCtgtggaggaggagaagcagcagaagatcgcCCGG ctgctgcagctctggGAGAAGAACGGCTACTTCGATGACTCCATCATCCAGCAGCTgcagagcccagccctggggctcGGCCAGTACCAG GCCACGCTCATCAGCGAGTATTCGTCCGTGGTGCAGCCGGTGCAGCTGGCCTTCCAACAGCAGATCCAGAGCCTCAAGACACAGCACGACGAGTTTgtcagcagcctggcccagcagcagatCCAGCTGCCGCAGATGGAAGCCGAGgtcaaggccacgccgccgccaGCGGCCCCACCGCCCGCCCCGACCCCCGCCCCGGCCATGCCccccaccacccagtcag ACGACAACAAGCCCCCCATCCAGATGCCAGGCTCCAGCGAGTATGACGGCGGCGGAGGGGTGCAGGACTCTGCGGCCACCGGCCCCCGGGGCCCTGGGCCCCACGACCAGATCCCCCCCAACAAGCCCCCGTGGTTCGACCAGCCCCACCCCGTCGCTCCGTGGGGCCAACAGCAG CCTCCGGAGCAGCCACCGTACCCGCACCACCAGGGCGGGCCACCCCACTGCCCCCCCTGGAACAGCAGCCACGAGGGCGTGTGGGGCGAGCAGCGCGGCGACCCCGGCTGGAACGGCCAGCGGGACGCGCCCTGGAGCAACCAGCCGGACCCCAACTGGAACAACCAGTTTGAGGGCCCCTGGAGCGGGCAGCCCGAACAGCCACCGTGGGGCGGCGGCCAGCGCGAGCCGCCCTTCCGCATGCAGCGGCCGCCTCACTTCCGCGGGCCCTTCCCGCCGCACCAGCAGCACCCACAGTTCAACCAGCCGCCACACCCGCACAACTTCAACCGCTTCCCGCCCCGCTTCATGCAGGACGACTTCCCACCGCGCCACCCCTTCGAGCGGCCACCTTACCCGCACCGCTTTGACTATCCACAGGGCGACTTCCCGGCTG AGATGGGCCCGCCCCACCACCACCCCGGCCACCGCATGCCACACCCGGGCATCAATGAGCACCCGCCCTgggctgggccccagcaccccgACTTCGGCCCTCCCCCCCACGGCTTCAACGGGCAGCCCCCCCACATGCGGCGGCAGGGCCCGCCCCACATCAACCACGACGACCCCAGCCTGGTCCCCAACGTGCCCTACTTCGACCTGCCGGCCGGCCTCATGGCGCCTCTCGTGAAG CTGGAAGATCACGAGTACAAAGCGCTGGACCCCAAGGACATCCGCCTGCCGCCCCCGATGCCACCCAGCGAGCGGCTGCTGGCGGCTGTGGAGGCTTTCTACAGCCCGCCCTCCCATGACAGGCCCCGCAACAG CGAGGGCTGGGAGCAGAACGGCCTCTACGAGTTCTTCCGGGCCAagatgcgggcccggcggcgcaAAGGCCAGGAGAAGAGGAACAG CGGCCCCTCCAGGTCCCGCAGCCGCTCCAAGAGCCGTGGCCGCTCCGACTCGCGCTCCGACTCACGCTCCTCCAAGTCCTCGGGCTCCTACTCGCGCTCCCGCTCCCGCTCCCGCTCCTACTCCCGCTCCCGCTCCAGGTCCAG GAGCCGCAGCAGGTCCCGCTCGTCCCGAAGCCGCTCCCGCTCCCGCTCCCGTTCCCGCTCCAAGTCCTACTCGCCCGGGAGGAGGCGCCGCTCGCGCTCCCGGAGCCCCACGCCACC TTCCTCGGCCGGGCTGGGCTCGAACTCGGCGCCACCTGTTCCCGACTCGAGGCTCGGCGAGGAGAACAAGGGCCACCAGATGCTTGTCAAAATGG GCTGGAGCGGCTCCGGCGGCCTGGGCGCCAAGGAGCAGGGCATCCAGGACCCCATCAAGGGCGGCGACGTGCGGGACAAGTGGGACCAGTACAAGGGCGTGGGCGTAGCCCTCGACGACCCCTACGAGAACTACCGGCGCAACAAGAGCTACTCCTTCATCGCCCGCATGAAGGCCCGCGACGAGT TCTCCACGTTTGGGGCgcgaaaggaagagaaggaagacgTAACGCATTCCTAG